A single window of Mycosarcoma maydis chromosome 1, whole genome shotgun sequence DNA harbors:
- a CDS encoding putative Rds1 protein, producing MISSPRFSNLLSWAVGFASVFALALAAPSLQHKRSQIHIVSPAQLGAGSDPRRAGMNVSEAYQPISSFLVKKPTYQVFSNFDFQSIALALHQEYIELDLFNYALVKFSDADYDAAGLDADDRHLIRHMAQQEIGHAVALSNMLGPKAPKMCTYRYEFQTVPEFIDFSQRLTKWGESGVYGFLNQLDNRASAQILLQSITTEARQQMAFRQFEGLFPMPEWFETGVPQSWAWTLLSPWIKSCPQENQPLAWEIYPALNWSNQPDAIAAGKAAGGPSISNNVTALTEEGQENMFTWDSPGKTQGPYNQKTKTHTSGVPRFAAYVSQFNVTYASLYDVDTNARTAKARQPGGTVYAQGPTLVNSTIFVALTDSDTFYTPANLSLINYHVVAGPAIYQAG from the coding sequence ATGATTAGTTCTCCTCGTTTCAGCAACCTCCTGTCTTGGGCGGTCGGCTTTGCATCGGTGTTTGCCctggctttggcagcaccaAGTCTACAGCACAAGAGGAGCCAGATCCATATCGTGTCTCCTGCTCAGCTGGGTGCTGGCTCTGATCCTCGCCGCGCTGGGATGAACGTCTCGGAAGCTTACCAGCCCATCTCTTCCTTTCTAGTCAAGAAGCCGACATATCAAGTCTTCTCCAACTTTGACTTCCAATCCATTGCGCTCGCTTTGCACCAAGAATacatcgagcttgacctCTTCAACTATGCACTGGTCAAGTTCTCGGACGCCGACTatgatgctgctggtctcgatgccgacgacCGCCACCTCATTCGTCACATGGCTCAGCAGGAGATTGGTCACGCTGTCGCCCTTTCCAATATGCTTGGGCCTAAGGCTCCCAAGATGTGCACTTATCGCTATGAATTTCAGACGGTTCCCGAATTTATCGACTTTAGCCAGAGGCTCACCAAGTGGGGCGAGTCGGGCGTGTACGGCTTCCTCAACCAGCTCGACAACCGAGCCAGCGCTCAGATTCTGCTGCAATCCATTACCACTGAGGCCAGGCAGCAGATGGCGTTCCGTCAGTTTGAAGGTCTCTTCCCAATGCCCGAGTGGTTCGAGACAGGCGTTCCCCAGTCGTGGGCCTGGACATTGCTGAGTCCCTGGATCAAGTCCTGCCCTCAGGAAAATCAGCCTCTAGCCTGGGAGATCTACCCCGCACTCAATTGGTCTAACCAGCCGGACGCAATCGCTGCTGGCAAGGCAGCTGGTGGAccttccatctcgaacAATGTTACCGCTCTGACTGAGGAAGGTCAGGAAAACATGTTCACGTGGGACTCGCCTGGAAAGACGCAGGGTCCTTATAACCagaagaccaagacgcACACATCTGGGGTTCCCAGATTTGCTGCCTACGTTTCGCAATTCAACGTCACTTACGCTTCTCTCTACGATGTCGACACGAATGCGCGAACGGCCAAGGCCAGGCAACCTGGAGGAACCGTGTATGCTCAGGGTCCTACACTCGTCAACAGCACCATCTTTGTCGCTCTTACCGACAGCGACACCTTCTACACACCTGCCAACCTTTCTCTCATCAACTATCACGTGGTGGCAGGCCCCGCTATCTACCAGGCTGGTTGA
- a CDS encoding putative RNA helicase, involved in exosome mediated 3` to 5` mRNA degradation: MSDSPVDRTEAINRYNDAIATLRKEGVANAVDSVPSLLDRPDTIDTLIEDLLTPSNKLSTAELARSQVHWKRKPKLEHMLWAEPSTSLHSLEFVRAGLEGRIVSYREVSHTSTPLLDSRSSASMTRKPATSSNFVRGKSAYVPFAPGGLESEVMKNPDGSERDAEDLSDTIRSQVADMEETLSSGRGLRTKAPGLSRSFIDPTEESLDDEEDTEAVERASSRVQDASQAVDVGLGMAPIPVYRPVEQDRPGPSALRGSRSQINGDGKDRADTSVHDAELDELLPVERPQPLTHARRTAKIDAKRDWAHVIDVNQQLSNFHELVPQMAHSFPFELDTFQKEAVYHLEQGDSVFVAAHTSAGKTVVAEYAIALAQKHMTRCIYTSPIKALSNQKYRDFKQTFGAANVGILTGDVQINPEAPCLIMTTEILRSMLYRGADLIRDVEFVIFDEVHYVNDQERGVVWEEVIILCPQHINLILLSATVPNTKEFADWVGRTKKKDIYVISTPKRPVPLEHFLYAGKEMFKIVDARAQFLGSGLKEAGEALKRKQEKEREANAAATGGGGGAARGGRGGGAAGSNSRGRGGMTPARGAAPRGRGGAAGGRGGGFPGTTTVRTGLDKNLWIHLVGHLRKKELLPCVVFVFSKKRCEEYATSMPNTDLNTAKDKSEVHILIEKSLTRLKGTDKELPQIKRMRDLLGRGIGVHHGGLLPIVKEIVELLFQRGLVKVLFATETFAMGVNMPARSVVFSSIRKHDGHGFRELLPGEYTQMSGRAGRRGLDATGVVIINAADQLPETAVLHKTLLGQPTKLSSQFRLTYNMILNLLRVEALKVEEMIKRSFSENAAQKMLPDQQKKAQELEKKLAKAQHPQPPELDEQMSTYYDLCAAVVASNQSLFELALGHQQGAKNFGAGRVVILRDGHFDFDIAAIVRQVSASEFLVLAAVTPERKKGELDLQGCNNGESGGVAPLWPPRVRAAKAELVYDLREVSLSSISLVTEQTIKLDVALITAHRISAMNRALESLLPIRESFATTTQAEGIREAEWTKLRRLDFQEALRSRDSYASKTHQHLSLLDSPTFSTDYALVSTYKTITRTLEQTLKLQSDENLELLPDYHQRVSVLKTLRYIDPITESVLLKGRVACEVNSANELVLTELILENVLVEYEPEQLVALLSIFLTQEKTDDIPVLEGKILEGYQKILEIAERVSAIQLSNSLASEDFTAPNKIALVPVVYEWAKGTDFATIAAMTDIQEGSIVRVITRLDETCREIRDAARVIGDRDLGEKIQSCQTLIRRDIVFAASLYF, from the coding sequence ATGTCAGACTCACCGGTCGATAGAACGGAGGCCATCAATAGGTATAACGATGCTATTGCAACACTCCGCAAGGAGGGAGTCGCTAATGCTGTAGACAGCGTCCCCTCACTACTCGATCGCCCCGATACGATTGACACACTCATCGAGGACCTCCTCACACCATCCAACAAGCTTTCAACTGCAGAGTTGGCCCGGTCTCAAGTCCACTGGAAGCgcaagccaaagctggAACACATGCTTTGGGCCGAGCCTAGCACCTCGCTTCACTCGCTCGAATTCGTCCGTGCCGGTCTCGAGGGAAGGATTGTCTCGTACCGCGAAGTCTCTCACACTTCGACGCCGCTTCTAGACTCCAGATCTTCTGcctcgatgacgaggaagccGGCGACGTCTAGCAACTTTGTGCGAGGAAAGTCAGCGTACGTTCCCTTTGCACCAGGAGGATTAGAGAGCGAAGTTATGAAGAATCCAGATGGATCGGAGCGAGATGCAGAAGATCTCTCGGACACGATCCGATCGCAAGTCGCGGATATGGAGGAGACGTTGAGCTCCGGCAGAGGCTTGCGCACCAAAGCTCCTGGGCTCAGTCGGTCTTTCATTGATCCCACTGAAGAAAGTCTtgatgatgaggaagaTACAGAAGCCGTCGAAAGAGCATCTTCAAGGGTTCAAGACGCCTCACAGGCGGTTGACGTTGGCCTTGGCATGGCACCTATCCCTGTTTATCGACCTGTTGAGCAAGATCGACCAGGACCGTCAGCTCTGCGCGGTTCTCGATCCCAGATCAATGGTGACGGTAAAGATCGTGCAGACACCAGCGTAcacgatgccgagcttgacgagctaCTCCCTGTCGAGCGTCCTCAGCCTCTCACACACGCCAGGCGAACCGCCAAGATCGATGCCAAACGCGATTGGGCTCACGTCATCGACGTGAACCAGCAACTTTCTAACTTTCACGAGCTCGTGCCACAAATGGCTCACTCATTCCCTTTCGAGCTAGATACTTTTCAAAAGGAAGCTGTCTACCATCTCGAACAAGGAGACTCGGTCTTTGTCGCTGCTCACACCAGTGCTGGTAAAACTGTGGTCGCCGAATACGCCATCGCTTTGGCACAGAAGCACATGACGCGCTGCATCTACACTTCACCCATCAAGGCGCTCTCGAACCAGAAGTATCGCGACTTCAAGCAGACATTCGGCGCGGCTAATGTCGGCATCCTCACTGGCGATGTGCAAATCAACCCAGAGGCACCGTGTCTAATCATGACAACTGAAATCCTGCGTAGCATGCTCTACCGAGGCGCCGACCTTATCCGTGATGTTGAATTTGTCATCTTTGACGAAGTCCACTACGTCAATGACCAAGAGCGTGGCGTGGTTTGGGAAGAGGTCATTATTCTTTGTCCGCAGCATATCAACCTCATTCTGCTTTCGGCTACCGTGCCCAACACCAAAGAGTTTGCGGACTGGGTCGGACGCACAAAGAAAAAAGACATCTATGTCATCAGCACACCCAAGCGTCCAGTTCCTCTGGAGCACTTTTTGTACGCTGGTAAAGAGATGTTCAAGATTGTCGATGCACGCGCACAATTCCTCGGATCGGGACTCAAGGAGGCTGGAGAGGCGCTCAAACGGAAACAGGAGAAGGAGCGAGAGGCCAATGCCGCCGCTactggtggtggtggtggtgcggctcgtggtggtcgaggtggaggagctGCCGGCTCCAACTCTCGCGGCCGAGGAGGCATGACGCCAGCCAGAGGTGCTGCGCCGCGAGGTCGTGGAGGTGCAGCAGGGGGTCGCGGCGGAGGCTTTCCAGGTACCACCACAGTCCGCACTGGCCTCGACAAGAATCTCTGGATCCACCTTGTCGGACACCTTCGTAAAAAGGAACTCCTCCCCTGCGTCGTCTTTGTGTTCTCTAAGAAACGCTGCGAAGAGTACGCGACCAGTATGCCCAACACAGATCTCAACACGGCTAAAGACAAGTCGGAGGTTCACATTCTCATCGAAAAGTCGCTTACCCGACTCAAGGGTACCGACAAGGAATTGCCACAGATCAAGCGCATGCGCGACCTCCTTGGCCGTGGAATTGGCGTCCACCATGGAGGATTACTTCCCATTGTCAAagagatcgtcgagcttctctTTCAGCGTGGGTTGGTCAAGGTCTTGTTTGCCACCGAAACGTTTGCTATGGGGGTCAATATGCCTGCACGCTCTGTCGTCTTTTCCTCAATTCGCAAACACGATGGACACGGGTTCCGGGAGTTGCTCCCAGGCGAGTACACGCAGATGTCCGGTCGTGCAGGTCGTCGAGGTCTCGACGCTACTGGTGTCGTTATCATTAACGCTGCCGATCAATTGCCCGAAACTGCCGTGCTGCACAAGACGCTTCTCGGCCAACCAACCAAGCTATCATCTCAGTTCCGACTTACGTACAACATGATCCTCAACCTGCTTCGGGtggaagcgctcaaggTTGAAGAAATGATCAAGCGCTCCTTTTCCGAGAATGCGGCCCAAAAGATGCTTCCGGATCAACAGAAGAAGGCGCAAGAACTCGAGAAGAAATTGGCCAAAGCACAACATCCTCAACCTCCCGAGTTGGACGAACAAATGTCGACGTATTACGACCtgtgtgctgctgtcgtgGCGAGCAACCAGTCGCTGTTCGAGTTGGCGCTGGGTCATCAGCAGGGAGCAAAGAACTTTGGTGCTGGGAGAGTGGTGATTCTGCGCGATGGGCATTTCGACTTTGACATAGCGGCGATTGTCAGACAGGTTTCAGCCAGCGAATTTttggtgcttgctgctgtgacgccggagaggaagaagggCGAATTGGATTTACAGGGATGCAACAATGGGGAGAGTGGCGGAGTTGCTCCGCTGTGGCCGCCAAGAGTGAGGGCGGCGAAAGCCGAGTTGGTGTACGATCTTCGCGAGGTATCATTGAGCAGTATCTCGCTGGTTACCGAGCAGACGATCAAGTTGGATGTAGCGCTCATCACCGCGCACCGAATCAGCGCTATGAACCGCGCACTCGAATCTCTGCTCCCCATCCGCGAATCTTTTGCCACAACCACCCAGGCAGAAGGAATCCGAGAAGCAGAATGGACCAAGCTACGCAGACTTGATTTCCAAGAAGCCCTTCGTAGTCGCGATTCCTACGCTTCCAAAACGCACCAACACCTCTCGCTCCTGGACTCACCCACCTTTTCCACCGACTATGCCCTCGTCTCTACCTACAAGACCATCACGCGCACCCTCGAGCAGACACTGAAACTTCAATCCGACGAAAACCTCGAACTACTGCCGGACTATCATCAACGCGTTTCTGTACTCAAGACGTTACGTTACATTGATCCGATCACTGAATCAGTGCTGCTCAAAGGTCGGGTGGCGTGCGAAGTAAATTCGGCTAACGAACTGGTCTTAACCGAACTTATCTTGGAAAACGTTCTGGTCGAGTACGAGCCCGAACAACTGGTCGCGCTGTTGTCAATCTTTCTCACGCAGGAAAAGACGGACGATATTCCTGTGCTTGAAGGCAAGATTTTGGAAGGATACCAAAAGATCTTAGAGATCGCCGAGCGAGTCTCCGCCATTCAGTTGTCCAATTCCCTAGCTAGTGAAGACTTTACAGCGCCTAACAAGATAGCACTGGTACCGGTGGTGTACGAATGGGCTAAGGGAACTGACTTCGCCACCATCGCTGCCATGACCGACATTCAGGAGGGCTCGATCGTCAGAGTCATCACCAGATTGGACGAAACGTGTAGAGAGATCCGAGATGCTGCTAGGGTCATTGGCGATAGAGATCTGGGCGAAAAGATTCAGAGTTGTCAAACACTCATTCGTAGAGACATCGTGTTCGCGGCCAGTTTGTACTTTTAG